The Buchnera aphidicola (Sitobion avenae) genome contains a region encoding:
- the fliF gene encoding flagellar basal-body MS-ring/collar protein FliF yields MNFSAIEDSVVKNKKKFNNFLSRFLKNSRILIILLTAAVLTAVSVSILVKSPEYQVLYNHLSNEDSGAIINELNQMKVPYQFTDISGQISVPKNKVYEIRLHFAENNLPRGGGVGFELLDKEKFGLSQFNEQINYQRALEGELARTIQRINIVKSARIHIVFPKSSLFLQDKQKSSASVVLELQTGSTLNTGQIKAILHLISSSISNLSVENITIVDQLGRLLNQTSLEYDQINDVQFKYSEDIESRYRNRIKNILEPLVGIGNIYAQVTAQIDFNAQEKTQEKYSPNTNYKNQAIRSHQISIHDQIEQENIKEDIASSLSNNDVYFDKNIQNNTNIKKLKPINTSKSVKDNYTPFNSNINRDNTINYELNRSVSHTKMNIGEIKRLSAAVIINFTKDENGKYVPLTPEKVKNIKKLIREAIGYSRSRGDSIHLLNASFVNKYNDENIPVKINNSNTFTLSNSLLTFAPWIFSSFLLVLLLKKYICPFSKNNTIKNTPIIRENRDQKEYNIIEKHVAQVDIQNNLNVDTLIHKICNISNQNPRTIALIIRQWMSDKI; encoded by the coding sequence ATGAATTTCAGTGCTATAGAAGATTCAGTTGTAAAAAATAAAAAAAAATTTAATAATTTTTTATCTCGTTTTTTAAAAAATTCTCGTATTTTAATTATTTTATTAACAGCCGCAGTTCTTACTGCTGTTTCTGTTTCAATATTAGTTAAGTCTCCCGAGTATCAAGTTTTATACAATCATTTATCTAATGAAGATAGTGGAGCTATTATTAATGAATTAAATCAAATGAAAGTTCCTTATCAATTTACTGATATTTCAGGACAAATATCAGTTCCAAAAAATAAAGTTTATGAAATTCGTTTGCATTTTGCAGAAAATAATCTTCCTAGAGGGGGGGGTGTTGGTTTTGAGTTGTTAGACAAAGAAAAATTTGGATTAAGTCAATTTAATGAGCAAATTAATTATCAACGTGCTTTAGAAGGCGAATTAGCTAGAACTATACAAAGAATTAATATTGTAAAAAGTGCTAGAATACACATAGTATTTCCTAAATCATCACTGTTTTTACAAGATAAACAAAAATCGTCAGCTTCTGTTGTTTTAGAACTTCAAACAGGAAGTACACTAAATACAGGACAAATCAAGGCAATATTACATTTAATTTCCAGTAGTATATCTAATCTTTCAGTAGAAAATATTACTATTGTAGATCAATTAGGAAGATTATTAAATCAGACTTCTTTAGAATATGATCAAATTAATGATGTACAGTTTAAATATTCTGAAGATATTGAGTCTCGTTATAGAAATAGAATAAAAAATATTTTAGAACCGTTGGTGGGAATAGGTAATATTTACGCCCAGGTAACTGCACAAATAGATTTTAATGCACAAGAAAAAACACAGGAAAAATATTCACCAAATACTAATTATAAAAATCAAGCAATAAGATCCCATCAGATAAGTATTCATGATCAAATAGAGCAAGAAAATATAAAAGAAGATATAGCAAGTTCTTTATCGAATAATGATGTTTATTTTGATAAGAATATTCAAAATAATACAAATATAAAAAAATTAAAGCCTATTAATACTAGTAAAAGTGTAAAAGATAATTATACACCTTTTAATAGTAATATTAATAGAGATAATACGATCAATTATGAATTAAATCGCAGTGTATCACATACTAAAATGAATATAGGAGAAATTAAAAGATTATCAGCAGCAGTAATAATTAATTTTACTAAAGATGAAAACGGAAAATATGTTCCGTTAACACCAGAAAAAGTAAAAAATATTAAGAAATTAATACGTGAAGCAATAGGATATTCTAGATCTCGAGGAGATAGCATTCATCTTCTTAATGCATCATTTGTTAATAAATATAATGATGAAAACATACCAGTTAAAATAAATAATTCAAATACGTTTACGTTATCAAATTCTTTACTTACTTTTGCTCCATGGATTTTTTCTTCCTTTTTACTTGTTCTTTTATTAAAAAAATATATTTGTCCATTTTCAAAAAATAACACTATTAAAAATACGCCGATTATAAGAGAAAATAGAGATCAAAAAGAATATAATATTATAGAAAAACACGTTGCTCAAGTAGATATTCAAAATAATTTAAACGTAGATACGTTAATCCATAAAATTTGCAATATATCTAATCAGAATCCACGTACTATAGCGTTGATTATTCGTCAATGGATGAGTGATAAAATATGA
- the fliE gene encoding flagellar hook-basal body complex protein FliE, which produces MFIDNINHQYINAKINLLDTNTKIQKKENDKFLDYIKTALGEISKIQNHAKVDSEKFTLNQSGVSLNDVMINLEKSSISIQMAIQIRNKVISAYQEIMNQQI; this is translated from the coding sequence ATGTTTATTGATAATATCAATCATCAATATATTAATGCAAAAATTAATTTGTTAGATACAAACACCAAAATACAAAAAAAAGAAAATGATAAGTTTTTAGACTATATAAAAACAGCATTAGGAGAAATAAGCAAAATTCAAAATCATGCAAAAGTTGATTCTGAAAAATTTACATTAAATCAATCAGGAGTATCTCTAAACGATGTAATGATAAATTTAGAAAAATCTTCTATTTCTATACAAATGGCAATCCAAATAAGAAATAAAGTTATATCGGCTTATCAAGAAATAATGAATCAACAAATTTAA
- a CDS encoding flagellar hook-length control protein FliK, with protein sequence MSEMICNIVSQKNIFLNKANNYFNIIYESDLSESVFNKLNQYLLHQAIEFDNVFTEEKKDNEDKNIICANFIINNLLHILNKKDINFDSKQFNDIKDDKIEKKKTGRPHDSSLNAINFFKNIKKYKKNKIKETFNILKTKKVSSELINNKNHCNLINKINNDSFLKEININNINRKNMSFIKDEKKITFSTDIKQNKSNLFLSKNINKIDNVIVRRNSIQIFNKKEYIKSNVEPLTLNDSQNSIEWKKLISHKILLSISNKDNQAEIHLKPESLGNIHIIINMKNNAATLKFISQCKKIRIFLDNYMPYLRNSLMKNGIKLENFNICSSSKNKQVKNYKNVSRTDSLMQYKLIDIYV encoded by the coding sequence ATGTCAGAAATGATTTGCAATATAGTTTCACAAAAAAATATTTTTTTGAATAAAGCCAATAATTATTTTAATATTATTTACGAATCAGATTTATCAGAATCCGTTTTTAATAAATTAAATCAATACTTGTTACATCAAGCAATAGAATTTGATAATGTTTTCACGGAAGAAAAAAAAGATAATGAAGATAAAAATATTATATGTGCTAATTTTATAATTAATAATTTATTACATATTCTAAATAAAAAAGATATAAATTTTGATTCAAAACAATTTAATGATATAAAAGATGACAAAATCGAAAAAAAAAAGACAGGAAGACCGCACGATAGTTCATTAAATGCTATTAATTTTTTTAAAAATATAAAAAAATATAAAAAAAATAAAATTAAAGAAACATTCAACATATTAAAGACTAAAAAAGTCTCTAGTGAACTAATAAACAACAAAAATCATTGTAATTTAATTAACAAAATAAATAATGACTCTTTTTTAAAAGAAATAAATATTAATAATATCAATAGAAAAAATATGTCTTTTATAAAAGATGAAAAAAAAATAACTTTTTCAACAGATATAAAACAAAATAAAAGTAATTTATTTTTATCTAAAAATATAAATAAAATCGATAATGTGATTGTTCGAAGAAATTCAATTCAAATTTTTAATAAAAAAGAATATATAAAATCAAATGTAGAACCATTAACTTTAAATGATTCACAAAACTCTATTGAATGGAAAAAATTAATTAGTCATAAAATACTTTTGTCTATTTCTAATAAAGATAATCAAGCAGAAATACATTTAAAACCAGAATCTTTAGGCAATATACATATTATCATTAATATGAAAAATAATGCAGCCACATTAAAATTTATTTCTCAATGTAAAAAAATAAGAATTTTTTTAGATAATTATATGCCTTATTTACGAAATTCATTAATGAAAAATGGAATTAAATTAGAAAATTTTAATATTTGCAGTTCTTCAAAAAATAAACAAGTAAAAAACTACAAAAATGTTTCTCGCACTGATAGTCTTATGCAATATAAACTAATTGATATATACGTGTAA
- the fliP gene encoding flagellar type III secretion system pore protein FliP (The bacterial flagellar biogenesis protein FliP forms a type III secretion system (T3SS)-type pore required for flagellar assembly.) — protein sequence MFYRIIPFLFLLFFCPTVRAEIPGLTSHILNDGGQTWSVPVQTLVFLTSLTFLPAFLLMMTSFTRIVIVFGLLRNALGTPYAPPNQILLGLALFLTFFIMSPTFDKIYKDAYIPFSEEKINMEDAILKGSVPLKKFMLNQTRIPDLELFSKLANISYYKNKNDIPMRILLPSFITSELKTAFQIGFTIFIPFLIIDLVVASVLMALGMMMVPPSTISLPFKLMLFVLVDGWQLLITSLAQSFNT from the coding sequence ATGTTTTATCGAATTATTCCATTTTTATTTTTATTATTTTTTTGTCCAACTGTTCGTGCAGAAATACCTGGACTAACAAGTCATATTTTAAATGATGGTGGACAAACCTGGTCTGTACCTGTACAAACATTGGTTTTTTTAACATCTTTAACTTTTCTTCCAGCATTTTTATTAATGATGACTAGTTTTACAAGAATTGTTATTGTTTTTGGTCTTTTACGAAACGCATTAGGCACTCCATATGCACCTCCAAATCAAATTTTACTTGGTTTAGCGCTTTTTTTAACTTTTTTTATTATGTCTCCTACATTTGATAAAATCTATAAAGACGCTTATATTCCATTTAGTGAAGAAAAAATAAATATGGAAGATGCCATTTTAAAAGGTTCAGTTCCGTTAAAAAAATTTATGTTAAACCAAACACGTATACCTGATTTAGAATTATTCTCAAAACTAGCGAATATTTCTTATTATAAAAATAAAAATGATATACCAATGCGAATTTTATTACCATCATTTATTACTAGTGAATTAAAAACGGCTTTTCAAATTGGGTTTACTATTTTTATCCCATTTCTTATTATTGATTTAGTTGTAGCTAGTGTATTGATGGCTCTTGGTATGATGATGGTACCACCTTCAACTATTTCCTTGCCCTTTAAATTAATGTTGTTTGTATTAGTAGATGGATGGCAACTATTAATTACTTCATTAGCACAAAGCTTTAATACATGA
- the fliQ gene encoding flagellar biosynthesis protein FliQ: MTSEYVMELFHNAMKVTLIIASPLLLAALISGLIISILQAATQINEQTLSFIPKIISVLGAIAILGPWMLGIMLDYMHNLFNNIPLIIK; this comes from the coding sequence ATGACATCTGAATATGTAATGGAATTATTTCATAATGCTATGAAAGTAACATTAATTATTGCATCACCATTATTATTAGCAGCTTTAATTAGTGGTTTAATTATCAGTATATTACAAGCAGCTACACAAATTAATGAGCAGACTTTATCTTTTATTCCTAAAATTATTTCTGTTTTAGGGGCGATAGCAATACTTGGACCTTGGATGTTAGGTATTATGCTAGACTATATGCATAATTTATTTAACAATATACCATTGATTATTAAATAA
- the gltX gene encoding glutamate--tRNA ligase, with amino-acid sequence MKVKTRFAPSPTGNLHIGSIRTAFYSWLFARHYNGKFVLRIEDTDLSRSESISTDFIINGLKWLGLNWDEGPYFQTQRLNRYKEVIRVMLEKEDAYICICSFQELEKTRMKQIKKGYKPRYPGTCRNLKIKHVLNKNYVVRFKNPLFGKVTFQDEIRGEIVFNNEELDDLIIQRSNGMPTYNFCVVIDDLDMKITHVIRGEDHINNTPRQINILKSLEGDIPIYAHLSMILDEEGNKISKRKNSVNIMDYNKNGFLPEALLNYIVRLGWSYGDQEIFNISEMKKLFNLKSITKSSSIVNTKKLLWINKYYINNLPLNYVSNLFDNYMKKQNIDTQNGPNLESLVKLLRSRYHTLKEMAESCRYFYEEFDLLNKKETEKYFTIKNCCVLEESYRRIKKLFIWNNYNISMIINDISTSIKVKTKEVNMILRISITGNIYSPSISTVIYLIGREKTLSRIQKAILYIKNL; translated from the coding sequence ATGAAAGTAAAAACTCGCTTTGCACCCAGCCCTACTGGAAATTTACATATTGGAAGTATTCGTACTGCTTTTTATTCTTGGTTGTTTGCGAGACATTATAATGGAAAGTTTGTACTTCGTATAGAAGATACTGATCTTTCACGTTCTGAATCAATTTCTACTGATTTTATTATAAATGGATTGAAATGGTTAGGGTTAAATTGGGATGAAGGTCCTTATTTTCAAACTCAACGATTAAATAGATATAAAGAAGTTATTAGAGTTATGTTAGAAAAAGAAGATGCATATATCTGTATTTGCTCTTTTCAAGAATTAGAAAAAACACGTATGAAACAAATTAAAAAAGGCTATAAACCCCGTTATCCTGGTACTTGTAGAAATTTAAAAATTAAACATGTATTAAACAAAAATTATGTAGTACGATTTAAAAATCCATTGTTTGGAAAAGTAACATTTCAAGATGAAATTAGAGGAGAAATTGTTTTTAATAATGAAGAATTAGATGATCTTATTATTCAACGGTCTAATGGTATGCCTACTTATAATTTTTGTGTTGTCATAGATGATTTAGATATGAAAATTACTCATGTTATTCGTGGAGAAGATCATATTAATAATACACCTCGTCAAATTAATATTTTAAAATCTTTAGAAGGTGATATACCTATTTATGCTCATTTATCAATGATTTTAGATGAAGAAGGAAATAAAATCTCTAAAAGAAAAAATTCTGTAAATATAATGGACTATAATAAAAATGGTTTTTTACCAGAAGCATTATTAAATTATATCGTACGATTAGGTTGGTCTTATGGTGATCAAGAGATTTTTAATATATCAGAAATGAAAAAATTATTTAATTTAAAATCAATTACTAAATCTTCTAGTATAGTAAATACAAAAAAACTTCTATGGATAAACAAATATTATATTAATAATTTACCGTTAAATTATGTGTCTAATCTCTTTGATAATTATATGAAGAAGCAAAATATTGATACACAAAATGGTCCTAATTTAGAATCTTTAGTTAAATTATTAAGAAGTCGTTATCATACTTTAAAAGAAATGGCGGAGTCTTGTCGGTATTTTTATGAAGAATTTGATCTTCTTAACAAAAAAGAAACAGAAAAATATTTCACAATAAAAAATTGTTGTGTTTTAGAAGAATCTTATAGAAGAATAAAAAAATTATTTATTTGGAATAACTATAATATATCTATGATTATTAATGATATATCTACAAGTATTAAAGTAAAAACAAAAGAAGTTAATATGATATTACGTATTTCTATAACAGGAAATATATATTCGCCTAGTATTAGTACTGTAATTTATTTAATTGGTCGAGAAAAAACTTTATCAAGAATCCAAAAAGCAATTTTATATATTAAAAATTTATAG
- a CDS encoding flagellar export protein FliJ, with product MIYKKNFFSVLEDIEIKKIEKEIINIKSLYLKKKQNTEQIKLLINYQKEYSKKIYNKMTSGICIHKWKNYNNFIKILETIIEDNVNRIEKNKKIIEDNLKKLSKNQMKQNVWKHLNIKYKKKIFKTKKIQQEIIDDSYIQLKFFKKGQVL from the coding sequence ATGATATATAAAAAAAATTTTTTTTCTGTATTAGAAGACATTGAAATTAAAAAAATTGAAAAAGAAATAATCAACATTAAAAGTCTTTATTTAAAAAAAAAACAGAATACTGAACAAATAAAACTATTAATTAATTATCAAAAAGAATATTCAAAAAAAATATATAATAAAATGACTTCAGGTATTTGCATACATAAGTGGAAAAACTATAATAATTTTATTAAGATATTAGAAACAATTATTGAAGATAATGTAAATAGAATTGAAAAAAATAAAAAAATTATTGAAGACAATTTAAAAAAATTGTCTAAAAATCAAATGAAACAAAATGTTTGGAAACATTTAAATATAAAATATAAAAAGAAAATATTTAAAACAAAAAAAATACAGCAAGAAATAATTGATGATAGTTACATTCAATTGAAATTTTTTAAAAAAGGACAAGTACTATAA
- the fliG gene encoding flagellar motor switch protein FliG, giving the protein MILNGIEKSALLLMSIGTDQAGKILKHLTPFEVQELITAMVNIKRVSTQKLNETLLECYNIAMKSNIFNCNNSDEYLIKMLTTALGEKQGNFLLQEALEIRNAKTCIEALNYMKAKQVAFLLDNEHPQIITTILIYLNKNQAAQVLSFLSDKKRAEIILRIIDFRGIEESCLVELTQVINNLLKNKKLVLSDQGGVKTAVQILNSMKVQHEKETIKKISKLNVELADKIIKEMFLFENLVDLDDKYIKLAIKNIEKEKLYIALQDTNSLIREKFFKNMSEIESRKLSLSLQKKSYISNTSIQNEQKLILIMIKSIIKNGSVSLKNLREYYV; this is encoded by the coding sequence ATGATTTTAAATGGTATTGAGAAAAGTGCATTATTATTAATGTCAATAGGTACTGATCAAGCAGGAAAAATATTAAAACATTTAACTCCTTTTGAAGTGCAAGAACTCATAACTGCTATGGTTAATATTAAAAGAGTTTCTACTCAAAAATTAAACGAAACTCTCTTAGAATGCTATAATATTGCAATGAAAAGCAATATTTTTAACTGCAATAATAGTGACGAGTATCTTATTAAGATGCTGACTACAGCATTAGGAGAAAAACAAGGAAATTTTCTTTTACAAGAAGCATTAGAAATCCGAAACGCCAAAACATGTATTGAAGCACTTAACTATATGAAAGCCAAACAAGTTGCTTTTTTATTAGATAATGAACATCCTCAAATTATTACTACAATACTAATATATCTTAACAAAAATCAAGCAGCTCAAGTCCTTTCATTTCTCAGTGATAAAAAACGTGCTGAAATTATATTAAGAATTATAGATTTTCGCGGGATCGAAGAATCTTGTTTAGTAGAATTGACACAAGTTATTAATAATTTATTAAAAAATAAAAAATTAGTTCTATCAGATCAAGGAGGGGTAAAAACTGCTGTTCAAATTTTAAATTCAATGAAAGTGCAACATGAAAAAGAAACTATAAAAAAAATTAGTAAATTGAATGTAGAATTAGCTGACAAAATTATTAAAGAAATGTTTTTATTTGAAAATTTAGTAGATTTAGATGATAAATATATTAAACTTGCAATAAAAAATATAGAAAAAGAAAAATTGTATATTGCACTTCAAGATACTAATTCCCTGATTAGAGAAAAGTTCTTTAAAAATATGTCCGAGATAGAATCTAGAAAATTATCTTTAAGTTTGCAAAAAAAATCTTATATTTCTAATACTTCAATACAAAATGAGCAAAAGCTAATTTTGATAATGATTAAAAGTATTATAAAAAATGGAAGTGTTTCATTAAAAAATTTAAGAGAGTATTATGTCTAA
- a CDS encoding flagellar assembly protein FliH — MSNSILEEKWKRWYPRKTFLKHTKKNKRTLYDSDKFKKEDFLVDLISSQNLVSNNTRKTEVDFTKTKEYKIGFEKGLLQGKEENILLQKKLNNLFLNFEKALFIFENALYSQLLKTVLKISSYVIGKKIDFDESVLINHIKKIIDKDGIFLKKPQLIVHSNNKKLIENIFKEFLSTYKWTVISDDSIDLNGCKIRSESTDIDATAHARWEELCRLINSEEY; from the coding sequence ATGTCTAATTCGATCTTAGAAGAAAAATGGAAAAGATGGTATCCAAGAAAAACATTTTTAAAACATACAAAAAAGAATAAAAGAACTTTATATGATTCTGATAAATTTAAAAAAGAAGATTTTCTTGTAGATTTGATAAGCTCACAAAACCTTGTAAGTAATAATACACGTAAAACTGAAGTAGATTTTACAAAAACTAAAGAATATAAAATAGGTTTTGAAAAAGGATTATTACAAGGTAAAGAAGAGAATATTTTATTACAAAAAAAATTAAATAATTTATTTTTGAATTTTGAAAAAGCTCTTTTTATTTTTGAAAATGCACTATATTCTCAATTGTTAAAAACAGTTTTAAAAATTTCATCTTATGTAATTGGAAAAAAAATTGATTTTGATGAATCAGTTCTAATAAATCATATCAAAAAAATTATCGATAAAGATGGTATTTTTTTAAAAAAACCACAACTTATAGTGCATTCTAATAATAAAAAATTAATAGAAAATATCTTTAAAGAGTTTTTAAGTACTTATAAATGGACAGTAATTTCCGACGATAGTATAGATTTAAATGGTTGTAAAATTAGATCAGAAAGTACTGATATAGATGCTACAGCACATGCTAGATGGGAAGAATTATGTCGTCTTATTAATTCAGAGGAATATTAA
- a CDS encoding FliM/FliN family flagellar motor switch protein — protein sequence MQMGKSNNLYNEFNNNKRKNNLKNFLTEYEIKLLKTINNCFIDQCTKFFSNFIKSSVRLVSCNMHIGSFNFDKKIIQNLRSLNLIEILPYKKQCFVIFPHNFLSFIIDILFGGQGFFSNTTKKITDITSTESLINIKIIKFITNSFTKIYKKYFSPEINFINTKTFYDIKKSNFDSNTVFLINYFSFQINNVEFFFNILIPISILKHINKNIVCSTSDNHANINLEENIVNRVSLNDIYDVKLNIISKIIGISISHDKISNLSIGDILSIQKPNKIVGFIEDQEVFLGNYKRFNEQSIVFIEEFIHSNIEFNQDKECFNE from the coding sequence ATGCAAATGGGGAAAAGTAATAATTTGTACAATGAATTTAACAATAATAAAAGAAAAAATAATTTAAAGAATTTTCTAACAGAATATGAAATTAAACTATTAAAAACCATAAATAATTGTTTTATAGATCAGTGTACAAAATTTTTTTCTAATTTTATTAAAAGTAGTGTGAGATTAGTTTCTTGTAATATGCATATTGGATCTTTTAATTTTGACAAGAAAATCATACAAAATTTAAGATCTCTTAATTTAATAGAAATATTACCTTATAAAAAGCAATGTTTTGTCATTTTTCCTCATAATTTTTTATCTTTTATTATAGATATTTTATTTGGAGGTCAAGGTTTTTTTTCAAATACAACTAAAAAAATAACAGATATTACATCTACTGAATCTTTAATAAATATAAAAATTATTAAATTTATAACTAATTCTTTTACTAAGATTTATAAAAAATATTTTTCACCAGAAATTAATTTTATTAATACAAAAACTTTTTATGATATCAAGAAATCGAATTTTGATTCAAATACAGTATTTTTAATTAATTATTTTAGTTTTCAAATCAATAATGTTGAATTTTTTTTCAATATTTTAATTCCAATATCAATACTTAAACATATAAATAAAAATATAGTTTGTTCAACTAGTGATAATCATGCCAATATAAATCTAGAAGAAAATATTGTAAATAGAGTTTCTTTGAATGATATATATGATGTTAAACTGAATATCATATCTAAAATAATTGGTATTTCTATTTCGCATGATAAAATTTCTAATTTATCTATAGGAGATATTTTATCAATTCAGAAACCTAATAAAATTGTAGGATTTATAGAAGATCAAGAGGTTTTTTTAGGTAACTATAAAAGATTTAATGAACAATCTATTGTTTTTATAGAAGAATTTATTCACTCTAATATAGAGTTCAATCAAGATAAGGAATGTTTTAATGAGTAA
- a CDS encoding FliI/YscN family ATPase: MNLRFAQFLKNFSSFENRIEKLSDIINYGRLVSINGLVLEVSGLKAPIGSECFIERIVDGKNANINAEVIGFSRDKTLLLSFEEIYGVFPGARVFSKLNSYVNCVTKKMPLGLELLGRVLDGQGKPLDQLPKINYKNHAKIKIYKDNPLNRTPITEVLDTGIRAINGLLTIGRGQKIGIFSTSGIGKSILLGMMARYTKADVIIIALIGERGREVKDFIENILGVEGLSKSVVIAAPADKSPLLKIQAASYAINIAEYFYNSNKHVLLIMDSLTRYAMAQREIALSLGELPISKGYPASIFSKIPNLIERTGIFNKDKGSITSFYTVLTEGEDEQDPVSHLARSILDGHIVLSRYYADLGHYPAIDIESSISRVMPDIISSKQYKQAFYFKKLVASYQRNKDLINIGAYVKGTDSVLDHAIKIWPKLEKFLQQEMSEKSDYVFSCQSLNEIFL; this comes from the coding sequence ATGAATTTAAGATTTGCTCAATTTTTAAAAAATTTTTCTTCTTTTGAAAATAGGATTGAGAAACTGTCTGATATTATTAATTATGGTCGTCTCGTTAGTATTAATGGATTAGTTTTAGAAGTTTCAGGATTAAAAGCACCCATTGGTTCAGAATGTTTTATTGAAAGAATAGTAGATGGTAAAAATGCAAATATTAATGCTGAAGTGATAGGTTTTTCAAGAGACAAAACTTTATTGCTATCTTTTGAAGAAATTTATGGTGTATTTCCTGGAGCGCGTGTTTTTTCAAAATTAAATAGTTATGTAAATTGTGTTACAAAAAAAATGCCATTAGGGTTAGAACTCTTAGGTAGAGTATTAGATGGTCAAGGAAAACCATTAGATCAATTGCCTAAAATTAATTATAAAAATCATGCTAAAATAAAAATTTATAAAGATAACCCATTAAATAGAACTCCAATTACTGAAGTATTAGATACTGGAATACGTGCTATAAATGGACTTCTCACTATTGGGAGAGGACAAAAAATAGGAATTTTTTCTACTTCAGGTATTGGTAAAAGTATTCTATTAGGTATGATGGCAAGGTATACAAAAGCTGACGTTATTATTATTGCTCTAATTGGAGAGCGAGGTCGAGAAGTAAAAGATTTCATAGAAAATATATTGGGTGTTGAGGGATTATCAAAATCAGTAGTAATTGCTGCTCCTGCAGATAAATCGCCTTTGTTAAAAATACAAGCAGCATCTTATGCTATTAATATTGCTGAATATTTTTATAACAGTAACAAACACGTATTGTTAATTATGGATTCTTTGACTCGTTATGCTATGGCACAACGAGAAATTGCATTATCTTTAGGCGAGTTGCCTATTTCAAAAGGTTATCCAGCTTCTATATTTTCAAAAATTCCAAATTTAATAGAACGTACGGGAATTTTTAATAAAGACAAAGGTTCGATTACTTCATTTTATACAGTTTTAACTGAAGGCGAAGATGAACAAGATCCAGTTTCACATCTTGCTCGCTCTATATTAGATGGGCATATTGTATTATCTCGTTATTATGCTGATTTAGGTCATTATCCTGCAATTGATATTGAATCTTCTATCAGTCGTGTTATGCCTGATATTATTAGTTCTAAACAGTATAAACAAGCTTTTTATTTTAAAAAATTAGTCGCATCTTATCAAAGAAATAAAGATTTAATAAATATAGGTGCTTATGTTAAAGGAACTGATTCAGTATTAGATCATGCAATAAAAATTTGGCCTAAATTAGAAAAATTTTTACAACAAGAAATGTCAGAAAAAAGTGATTATGTTTTTTCTTGTCAATCGTTAAATGAAATATTTCTTTAA
- the fliN gene encoding flagellar motor switch protein FliN produces MSNIEENSDKKKLIDSEKKTSKDKEINENILSPKHLNKNILNDSKDVINNKKIILNTPVNITVELGASKIKIKDFLSFSKGSMLILDKPIKDPLDIFINGHLIASGEIVVLEKKYGLRITSIKKSLKTINILS; encoded by the coding sequence ATGAGTAATATAGAAGAAAACTCAGATAAGAAAAAATTGATCGATTCTGAAAAAAAAACTTCTAAAGATAAAGAGATTAATGAAAATATATTATCTCCAAAACATTTAAATAAAAATATTTTAAATGATTCTAAAGATGTAATAAATAATAAAAAAATTATACTTAATACACCTGTTAATATTACTGTGGAATTAGGAGCATCAAAAATAAAAATAAAAGATTTTCTTAGCTTTTCTAAAGGAAGCATGTTAATTTTAGACAAACCGATAAAAGATCCATTAGACATATTTATTAATGGTCATTTAATTGCATCGGGTGAAATTGTAGTTTTAGAAAAGAAATATGGTCTTCGCATTACAAGCATAAAAAAATCTTTAAAAACTATAAATATTTTATCTTAA